In the Pseudothauera hydrothermalis genome, one interval contains:
- a CDS encoding EscU/YscU/HrcU family type III secretion system export apparatus switch protein, with protein sequence MQPEPDRQASRDEAVALTYSAGDAAPRVVAKGRGLIAQEIIARAREAGVYVHESPELVALLMQVDLDERIPPQLYLAVAELLAWLYRVEQGELDAPPPSKLTLPDTPPGTDGGTQANSTPP encoded by the coding sequence ATGCAACCTGAGCCTGATCGGCAAGCCAGCCGCGACGAAGCGGTAGCGCTGACCTACTCCGCCGGCGACGCCGCCCCGCGGGTCGTTGCCAAAGGGCGCGGCCTGATAGCCCAGGAAATCATTGCCCGGGCGCGCGAAGCGGGAGTTTATGTGCACGAATCGCCCGAACTCGTCGCGCTGCTGATGCAGGTGGATTTGGACGAACGTATCCCGCCCCAGCTCTACCTGGCGGTGGCCGAACTGCTGGCCTGGCTGTACCGGGTCGAACAAGGCGAGCTTGACGCACCGCCGCCATCCAAACTTACCCTGCCCGACACGCCACCCGGCACAGATGGGGGCACGCAAGCAAACAGCACGCCGCCTTGA
- a CDS encoding flagellar hook-length control protein FliK encodes MIPADLAARLRLLTEARFFETEPPLPGLQRAREIQSQLPDLLPGQRITAALQRALPDGTFQAIVAGRQITLALPQTANAGDTLELVVTHTTPRAVFAQLAEPPATAGTSITRPELSPTGRLISFLLTGQPAAEPAALAGGKPLLSAPPANGAALAPVLRQALAQSGLFYEAHQSQWLAGKIDIAALLKEPQAQQSASPTPQTPQHAAAAGPAAGRQTGAMSAGTFERASGASSQADSAPAARLPAIPERLLPMVHQQLDALATQQYVWHGQAWPGQPIEWRIEDPGREGEGHGDGRDQPPEWRTSLRLTLPRLGSVQAHLQLGAGGLALRIQAGDADTAQALQAGQPALEKALDAAGVPLTGMVVEVADAT; translated from the coding sequence ATGATCCCCGCCGACCTCGCCGCCCGCCTGCGCCTGCTCACCGAAGCCCGCTTCTTTGAGACCGAACCGCCGCTACCCGGTCTGCAGCGTGCGCGCGAGATTCAGTCCCAACTCCCGGACTTGTTGCCTGGCCAGCGTATCACCGCGGCCCTGCAACGCGCCCTGCCCGACGGCACCTTTCAGGCCATTGTCGCCGGCCGTCAGATCACCCTGGCGCTTCCCCAGACAGCCAACGCCGGCGATACCCTGGAGCTTGTCGTCACCCACACCACGCCGCGTGCGGTCTTTGCCCAACTGGCCGAACCGCCGGCAACGGCGGGTACCTCCATCACCCGGCCGGAACTCAGCCCCACCGGACGTCTGATCAGCTTTCTATTGACCGGCCAACCGGCCGCCGAACCGGCGGCGCTGGCCGGCGGCAAACCCCTGCTATCCGCCCCGCCGGCCAACGGCGCCGCACTGGCCCCTGTGCTGCGGCAGGCACTGGCGCAAAGCGGTTTGTTCTACGAAGCGCATCAGTCCCAATGGCTGGCCGGAAAAATCGATATCGCAGCACTACTGAAGGAGCCGCAAGCCCAGCAATCCGCCAGCCCAACGCCGCAGACACCACAGCACGCAGCGGCGGCCGGCCCCGCGGCGGGCAGGCAGACCGGCGCCATGTCAGCCGGCACATTCGAGCGTGCCAGCGGCGCCTCGTCGCAGGCGGACAGCGCCCCCGCCGCGCGGCTGCCGGCAATACCGGAGCGTCTGTTACCCATGGTGCACCAGCAACTCGATGCGCTGGCCACCCAGCAATATGTCTGGCACGGTCAGGCGTGGCCGGGGCAGCCGATCGAATGGCGGATCGAAGACCCGGGGCGCGAAGGCGAAGGCCATGGCGACGGCCGCGACCAGCCCCCCGAGTGGCGCACCTCGCTGCGTCTGACGCTGCCACGTCTGGGCAGCGTGCAAGCACATCTGCAACTTGGCGCAGGCGGTCTCGCACTGCGCATCCAGGCCGGCGATGCCGATACCGCCCAAGCCTTGCAAGCCGGCCAGCCAGCGCTGGAAAAAGCGCTTGATGCCGCGGGCGTGCCACTGACCGGCATGGTAGTCGAGGTGGCCGATGCAACCTGA
- a CDS encoding flagellar protein FliT produces the protein MLTPEICAAMYQCYASMLAAAHNNDLEALSAHEHTLAQLRMRAVEQHTPIELSRESIETMQTQIARMLEIDAQILEYVGPLLEETRKLLSGSVKDRAVRNAYRSAEF, from the coding sequence ATGCTGACACCGGAAATCTGCGCGGCCATGTATCAGTGTTACGCGTCCATGCTGGCGGCAGCCCATAACAACGATCTGGAAGCACTGAGCGCCCATGAACACACCCTGGCGCAGTTACGCATGCGCGCGGTCGAACAGCACACACCTATAGAGTTGAGCCGGGAAAGCATCGAAACCATGCAAACCCAGATCGCGCGCATGCTGGAGATCGACGCCCAGATCCTTGAATACGTCGGGCCGCTGTTGGAGGAAACCCGCAAGCTTTTGTCCGGCAGCGTCAAAGACCGGGCTGTGCGAAACGCTTATCGGAGCGCCGAGTTCTGA
- the fliS gene encoding flagellar export chaperone FliS produces the protein MFASTKKAAAAYQQVSLDVAIETADPHRLILMLFEGASTALATAKYAMENNDLATKGAAISKAIDIISNGLDASLDPEQGGELAERLSALYNYMTSRLFWANLKNDLAALKEVQGLLAELQDAWRQITPKAGG, from the coding sequence ATGTTCGCTTCGACCAAAAAAGCCGCAGCAGCCTACCAACAGGTCAGTCTCGATGTGGCCATCGAGACGGCCGACCCGCACCGCTTGATCCTGATGCTGTTCGAAGGCGCCAGCACCGCGCTGGCCACCGCCAAGTACGCGATGGAAAACAACGACCTAGCCACCAAGGGTGCGGCCATCTCCAAAGCCATCGATATCATCTCCAACGGTTTGGACGCCAGCCTGGACCCGGAGCAAGGCGGAGAACTGGCCGAACGCCTGTCTGCGCTGTACAACTACATGACCTCCCGGCTGTTCTGGGCAAACCTCAAGAACGACTTGGCCGCCCTGAAAGAAGTCCAAGGCTTGCTGGCCGAACTGCAAGACGCCTGGCGCCAAATCACCCCCAAAGCCGGCGGCTGA
- the fliD gene encoding flagellar filament capping protein FliD, whose translation MAGVTSLGVGSGLDLAGILKGLMQVEQQPLINLQRKEASYQARISALGSLKGALSALQSSASALLPGSGQTAAEKYTSFLATVADTNVATASAASGAVAGVYALEVTSLAQSHRLVSSPFASANDTIATGTLTIDFGTLVGGVYTPDSSRQLEITIDSSNNTLAGLRDAINAAKGGVTATIITGTAGARLVLTSDHSGTENVMQLSGLTGFDFDPQTATGSMSQDAAQGGRAAQNAALTLNGIAITSSTNTISGALDGVTLTLKATNAGNPTNITVKKDTTTALKANLNAFVKSLNEAVSTIANLGAYNPETKESGPLQGQAVIRTTQAQLRNLVFNTTAGGNTQFQRLADIGIAFSKEGQLVVDGAKLDRALENDYDAVLRLTTNIGEAFKNSLDSVVGTGGTINNLTDSVNRMIKDLDSQRTILNQRLASIEERYRKQFTALDTLVAGMKDTSNYLAQQLASLQSWSNR comes from the coding sequence ATGGCTGGCGTCACTTCACTCGGCGTAGGATCAGGCCTGGATCTGGCCGGCATTCTCAAGGGCCTGATGCAGGTCGAACAGCAACCATTGATCAACCTGCAGCGCAAGGAAGCGTCTTATCAGGCGCGCATTTCCGCACTGGGTTCGCTAAAGGGCGCGTTGTCTGCCTTGCAGTCCTCGGCCTCGGCCTTGCTGCCGGGTTCTGGGCAAACCGCGGCCGAAAAATACACCTCATTTTTGGCCACCGTGGCCGACACCAATGTCGCCACGGCCAGCGCCGCCTCCGGCGCGGTCGCCGGCGTCTATGCGCTCGAAGTCACCAGCCTGGCGCAAAGCCACCGACTGGTCTCTTCGCCCTTTGCTAGCGCCAACGATACCATCGCCACTGGAACACTCACCATCGACTTCGGTACCCTGGTCGGTGGTGTCTACACCCCAGACAGCAGCCGCCAACTGGAAATCACCATCGATTCCTCGAACAACACGCTGGCCGGCTTGCGCGATGCGATCAATGCCGCCAAAGGCGGGGTGACCGCGACCATCATCACCGGCACCGCAGGAGCCCGGCTGGTGCTCACTTCCGATCATTCCGGCACTGAGAACGTGATGCAGCTCTCCGGCTTGACCGGTTTCGATTTCGACCCACAAACCGCAACCGGCAGTATGAGCCAGGATGCCGCGCAAGGCGGGCGGGCAGCGCAGAATGCCGCCCTCACTTTGAACGGTATTGCCATCACCAGCAGCACCAATACCATCTCGGGCGCACTCGACGGCGTGACGCTGACCTTGAAGGCAACCAATGCCGGCAATCCGACCAATATCACGGTCAAAAAGGATACGACCACGGCGTTGAAGGCCAACCTCAACGCGTTTGTCAAAAGCCTCAACGAGGCGGTGTCCACCATCGCCAATCTTGGCGCCTATAACCCGGAAACCAAGGAAAGCGGGCCGCTACAGGGTCAGGCGGTCATTCGCACCACGCAGGCGCAGTTGCGCAACCTGGTGTTCAACACCACCGCCGGTGGCAACACACAGTTTCAGCGCCTGGCCGACATCGGCATTGCCTTCAGCAAGGAAGGGCAATTGGTGGTCGATGGCGCCAAACTCGACCGTGCGCTGGAAAACGACTATGACGCAGTGCTGAGACTGACCACCAATATCGGGGAAGCGTTCAAGAACTCGCTCGACAGCGTCGTAGGCACCGGCGGCACCATCAACAATCTGACCGATAGCGTCAACCGTATGATCAAGGATCTGGATTCGCAGCGTACGATCCTGAATCAGCGTCTGGCCAGCATCGAAGAGCGTTACCGCAAGCAGTTTACCGCGCTGGATACCCTGGTCGCCGGCATGAAGGACACCAGTAACTATTTGGCTCAGCAACTTGCGTCGCTGCAGTCCTGGAGTAACCGATAA
- a CDS encoding flagellar protein FlaG — translation MSIQPLSSSTPVAPGGYELANPAGKLDEATVRGTPQSNRSAEVNAVEQSVGIALVAQPEQANDPQALEEAVKRIREFVQPINDSIQFSLDDDTGRTIVKVIDLQTQEVLRQIPSEEVLNIAKALDRLQGLLIHNKA, via the coding sequence ATGAGCATCCAACCTTTGAGCAGCAGCACGCCTGTGGCACCCGGCGGCTATGAGCTGGCAAACCCGGCCGGCAAGCTGGATGAGGCGACCGTTCGCGGCACACCGCAGTCAAACCGCAGTGCCGAGGTCAATGCAGTCGAACAAAGCGTTGGTATCGCACTGGTTGCACAGCCGGAGCAGGCAAACGATCCGCAGGCGCTCGAAGAGGCCGTCAAGCGCATCCGGGAGTTTGTGCAACCGATCAACGACAGCATCCAGTTTTCGCTGGACGACGACACCGGACGCACTATCGTCAAGGTCATCGACCTGCAAACCCAGGAGGTGCTGCGGCAAATTCCGTCTGAAGAAGTCCTGAACATCGCCAAGGCGCTGGATCGGCTGCAAGGCTTGTTGATCCACAACAAGGCATGA
- a CDS encoding flagellin encodes MSAVINTNVASLNAQRNLAGTGNALATSLQRLSSGLRINSAKDDAAGLAISERFTAQIRGLDQARRNANDGVSLAQTGEGALNQMGNILQRVRELAVQSANATNSASDRAALNAEVTQLVAELERFANTTEFNGTRLFDGSNSSLVYQVGANANQTITATTTDFRTSQYGTYQIGNATQSTAVSGTSTGSAITGAAVASGGTVTINGAGGSATITTTTSDSARDIAAKINSQPTTGVRASARTETVLDFAASGNFSVQLFSSNAAGPGTIQTVSFTVSDADTADGLTQAVNAINEASSKTGITARLNSANNAILLSTDDGSSINIGAASTGAATAGIILGSGTTETLAANTSGTLTAAGQVTLDSSKSYSITTSSDAAFTAGVLGSGAVAVSTTVGSTLKKVQELDISTVSGATNALRVVDSALDAINGQRAKFGALQSRFEATVANLQTSVENLSASRSRIRDADFAAETAALTRAQVLQQAGTAMLAQANALPQNVLSLLRG; translated from the coding sequence ATGTCTGCCGTCATCAACACCAACGTCGCGTCGCTCAACGCACAGCGGAATCTTGCGGGTACCGGCAACGCGCTCGCCACCTCGCTGCAGCGCCTGTCGTCCGGTTTGCGCATCAACAGCGCCAAGGACGATGCTGCCGGTCTGGCCATTTCCGAACGCTTTACCGCGCAGATCCGCGGCCTGGATCAAGCCCGCCGCAATGCCAATGACGGCGTGTCCCTGGCACAGACCGGCGAAGGCGCACTGAACCAAATGGGCAACATTTTGCAGCGGGTGCGCGAGCTGGCGGTGCAATCGGCCAACGCCACCAACAGCGCTTCCGACCGTGCCGCGCTGAACGCCGAAGTCACCCAACTGGTGGCCGAACTGGAACGCTTTGCCAACACCACCGAATTCAACGGCACCCGGCTGTTCGACGGTTCCAACAGCTCGCTGGTGTATCAGGTCGGTGCCAATGCCAACCAGACCATCACCGCCACCACCACCGATTTCCGCACCAGCCAATACGGCACTTATCAGATCGGTAACGCTACCCAGTCCACCGCGGTCAGCGGTACCAGCACCGGGTCGGCGATTACCGGCGCCGCCGTGGCCTCCGGCGGCACGGTGACCATCAATGGCGCGGGCGGTTCGGCAACCATCACCACGACCACCAGCGACAGCGCGCGCGACATTGCCGCCAAGATTAACTCGCAACCGACCACCGGGGTGCGCGCCTCGGCCCGCACCGAAACCGTGCTGGATTTTGCTGCCTCGGGCAACTTCTCGGTTCAGCTCTTTTCGTCCAACGCCGCTGGCCCCGGCACCATCCAGACCGTCTCCTTTACCGTATCGGACGCCGATACCGCGGACGGCCTGACTCAGGCGGTCAATGCCATCAACGAGGCCAGCTCCAAGACCGGCATCACCGCGCGCTTGAACAGCGCCAACAATGCCATCCTGCTGAGCACCGACGATGGCAGCTCGATCAACATCGGGGCGGCCAGCACCGGCGCGGCAACGGCCGGCATCATCCTGGGCTCCGGCACCACGGAAACGCTTGCCGCGAACACCTCGGGCACCCTCACCGCGGCCGGCCAAGTGACGCTGGATTCGTCCAAGTCGTACTCGATCACCACCTCCTCGGACGCCGCTTTTACTGCCGGCGTGCTCGGCAGCGGCGCGGTCGCGGTGAGCACCACGGTGGGCAGCACCTTGAAGAAAGTGCAGGAGCTCGACATTTCCACCGTTTCCGGCGCCACCAACGCGCTGCGTGTGGTCGACAGCGCACTGGATGCAATCAACGGCCAACGCGCCAAGTTCGGTGCGCTGCAAAGCCGCTTCGAGGCCACCGTGGCCAATCTGCAGACGTCGGTGGAAAATCTGTCGGCCTCCCGCTCGCGCATCCGTGACGCCGACTTTGCGGCCGAAACCGCGGCGCTCACTCGCGCCCAGGTGCTGCAACAGGCGGGTACCGCGATGCTGGCCCAGGCTAACGCGCTGCCGCAAAATGTGCTGAGCCTGCTGCGCGGCTGA